The genome window aaaaaattacataagacttaaatcaaaataaaaatctttaaagaattaaaattaaaaaaaaatattttataggatCAAAATTAAATCTTATTAAACCTACCTTAAAAGACAGCAGGCAATACATTTTTGGGGAGGACTCCCccttgtaaaaaatataattataatggaTGCCTCGGGACTCCAGAAGCGATCACTGTGATTTAGGTATTTTCAAGTGTTACATAATTGAATTCAATTTTATCAATTCTTTctaataaactaaaatttttaaatatttatcatataaaaagatTGATAGAGACTATAGTTAGattcagcaaaaaaataaataaagagactaTAGTTAGGTAATTTCTCACAgcataaaattaagaatttatcCTCCCACGAGAATAGAATAGAATATAAGGAGTGGAAATTGTGACAAAAACACAATCAACTCACGTTCACTCCATAACTATCAATCTGCTTCTCACCATTTCCCTTCTTAATCTCTTTTCTTtccacttagtgcatgaaaTGATGGtcgaaaggagaaaaaaaacttagtGGCCGAAAGAAGTGTTTTGCCCTAAATTTCCAACACGAACTCCGCTAGCTAAACAATTAATCCATCGCTTGATATTTTGAAGATGATGTCACATAGAACGGAAGTTAAGggaaatgcaaaagaaaattgTCACTATATGTATACTTTGTTAGCCTCACATACAAGCACACACACATTCAGTCATaacataaaatatgaatttagacACTATCTTTGCTTTTACCTTAGCTTATATTCTACTGGTAATAACCTCATCAGAGTTCCCTAGTGTTGCTGGGGACGATGTTAGCAGCGTCATCAGTGGTTCTCTATTTGAGCAATTGCTACAACACCGGAACGATATCAAGCTTGTGAGGGGAAGGGATTCTATAGCTTCAATGCTTTTCTCACCGCAGCTAGATCCTTTGGTGGGTTTGGCACCACGGGTGATTTTAACACTCGTAAGAGGGAGGTTGCTGCTTTCCTAGCCCTAACATCTCATGAGACCACAAGTTATTACAatatattaatcatttattCACTTCCTATGCATATTAACCACTTGTTAAAGAGTTTAGATCAGTTAATTGAATATACTATTACGTGAACTGTTATAAATTAAACTCTTGATacgtgtatttaatttttacaaataaaaaataataatgtataaattaaataaccaTTGTTTTGTGATCTCACGTtattaatgtataaattaaataaccaTTCAGTTGACCCAGCAAGTACTATACACTTAATTATGGGCACTTAactattgtttttatattttcaaaacattgaatacagttatttttattgaatattttatttataagaatgcATAACAATATTCTAATTGGAATTAATTTTGCCATTCCAATAGTTAGTGACTATACAATGTTAGGTCTTTTGATGAACTTTTGAGTAGCAACTCATAGCCCGAGATGCAGTGATATCATTCAGAGCAGCTATATGGTTTTGCTGACGTGGCAGCAAATAGAGTCCCTGGTTATGGTGTGATCACCAACATCATCAATGGTGGGATTGAATGTGGGAATGGTCCTACTCTAGGATCAGGTGATAGGATCGGGTCTTATAAAAGGTACTGTGACATTTTTGGGCTCACTTATGGGCCCAACTTGAATTGCAGAAACCAAAGGCCCTTTGCTTAATAAGTTGGGCCCCTTGCTTGTAAGTGCCACAAGTTAAACTAgtaataagaataagaatgtTGCCCTTGTGTGATCTCAATAAACTTGCCTATGTAAGCTCTAGTTTAAGATATTGCAATAAAAATGCTCTTGTCTGTGCCATTTTCTCTAAagtgaataatttaaatatgtacAGTAATAATTATGAATTGTGTGAAGAATATAGGATTGAAGAAAATGGTATAATTAATATCTTAAATCTAGTCTCCTTGACTAgtcatttcaaaatttaagcTAGAAATCTTATTAAAAACTCTATTTAGCGATAACTTAATTTCATTAGAAACTATTTGAAGATTTCATCTAAATTTAGTGAACCTGATAAGTGAGGTAGACAATAAAACTCACAAAATGCAATCTCCTAGTAAGTTTCTGTAAGGTAGACTAAGTCTTTAACATCGACATACTTATTCGTTCATCTCATAACTAAATGAATTCTTTTAACACAAAATAGAACTAATAGTTATATCATCGATCAAATCAACTTCATAGTCTGATTGACTAATTTgggtaagttttaaaaataaattatcaatgtctgttttgaaattatttaattaccgATTTAGGGTTATTTTGACCATATATTAGCAAGACAGTGATGCCAATCAATTGCAATTCGCTCTTAGAACCGATCGATTATACTGATGGTGATCAGATAAATTTTTTCAACCAAAAGGCCAAACTAGTGTTTCAAGCTATGAATCCATGTAATCATGGGGACGAATGGACGACTCTCAATCTGCATGCATTAAATATGCATACATCCTCTCATTTATTATTGAATCTaacagtaatttttatttttatgtacaaTGAGCTCAATGAGAATCGAATAAGCGAATTTAAATCCTTGTGCATCATCTCCAGCTCTTACTATTGGACCGACCCCAATAATTCATGACAAAATTTGTATGGCTCACCATGTACCATATGTGTCTTAGTAATTCATTTTAGACTCTGCGTTCCATCAACTATTCCAATACCCTCCCCCACACGATTTTAGTAGTATCCAGTCAAAATCTGAGCTATTGACTTGAGTCATCGTACGTATTGTCATAGTTGATGGGAGACAACGTAATGTATGGGTTAGAATTTGCATGTAGAAGAAGTTACACGGAAGGAACTCCCATCTCAATCTGTGGCACaagtgataaaattaatataaagacTTAAAGTGTGTggtaagaaatgaaaaaaaaaaaaaagaattgaaataaaatagaatataaaagtATGGATCCTACACCATTTTACTGATTATTTATCTCCTTTTTCACCCTTTTAATTTCTCTTCAAACGAAAAAGCACCTTAAGGATTGGAATAAAATCACAGTCAACCAAAATTTCCATATATCTCTCCCTTTCCTTTCTTAAAAAGACAAGACATTAATTATTGACCCATTCCTTACTTTGTTTCCTTTCCACATGTGTGTAAAAATGATGACCAAAATCAAAAGGCTTAGTCCGTGAAAGAAGCCTTTCGTGCTAAATTTCCACAAACTAAACATGAACTCCAGCAACTAATTAATCAAATCCAGCGCtagatatttttttcaataatgtcACGAAAGAGAGCACTAATTGTCACTATATATATACTAGTACCTTGTTAAACTCACCTACAATACAAGCACACTGCACACACATTCAGTCATAacgtaaaatatgaaattagacACTATCTTCGCCTTTATCGTAGTTTATATTCTGCTGGTAACCTCATCAGAGTTCCCTAGTGTTGCTGCAGATGATGTTAGCAGCATCATCAGTGCTTCCCAATTTGAGCAATTGCTGAAACACAGAAACGATCAAATTTGTGAGGGGAAGAACGGATTCTACAGCTACAATGCTTTTGTCACTGCTGCCAGAACCTTTGATGGGTTTGGCACTACGGGTGATGTTAACACTCGTAAGAGGGAGGTTGCAGCTTTCCTAGCCCAAACCTCTCACGAGACCACAGGTTATATTAGTCActgagaaaatatttattttataaactataagaatgtaaaaaaatcagcataattttttttaactcccaatgaatatttttatttgaagttttttaatcaatgttttTAAGATACTGATTAAGATTTAACATGTATTACCGGGGACTTAATTAAATGCTAAGTGCCGGGTTATTGATTGTCCTCAATTGATGCCTCATAGGAGGAGGAGGATGGCCTAATGCCCCAGATGGGCCATATGCTTGGGGTTATTGCTTTGTCACAGAAAGAGATAAATCCaataattattgtgaaattagCAAGGCACCATGTGCCTCAGGCAAATCATACTATGGTCGAGGACCCCTTCAGCTGACACAGTAAGTACACAACTATCCCTCACATCAAAACTTGGAAAACTTTAGGCCTGTTTTGAGTGGTAGTAAgttgttagtttttaatttttaaaaataaaatatgttagatTGCAATAGAgtttgaatcatttttttaatttgatttttaaaataaaaaaattgttgtcacagttatttattattaaaatataatttatttttagttgtaaaaataaatcatttaattcttttatctcttaaaaattaaaaaactccaACAATATATTATCACCATTATCATTAACGGTGTTATCATTGATTAATTGTTGCCGCCACTATTACAATTCAATTCTTTATACTCCAACTAATAATGGttactaataattttatttaaaatttttctctaatgtataaaaatatcGCTTAAGAACTAACATATTCTatgcaatagtaataatagaccATATCACACTCTAGAGATTAATGTTGGTTCTCAAATATTATCTATgttcttatttataagattaaattaactGAACACTAAGATTAAAAAAGTGAATAATTTAGTTGATAATAATGAATTTATCCTAATTTATATGCTTTTTCCATCAATAAGATTAGGATGTAGGGGCTTAAGTTATGCACGACTGTGGTTAATGAAGTATGATTCTGCCTCTTTGTCATGGGACCGATTCTTGACTCTTTTTGGCCCTCTTACGCCCTTTTGGGATTCTCCTAGCCCTACAGTAAATTAGCACTCAACTAGACAAAATCAATTAACTATGGTGCAAATAATAGtcaaaatggtgcaaaaaattCTACTAAAATCATGACCAGAATgtggtttaacatttttcataATAGAAATATGGACACTCAACTAACCTTTTTGATGCATTAATTGTAAGaatgattttaatgttttataacatctggattttatttattgaataaattataCTAATCATCTTTAGGTTttgtaaaattacataaatatctcatattttttttaacattttcaacaatttctcttaaatgtaatattttccAAACAAGTAATCACTTATAATGTAAcaaaaaagtattataaaaatGCATAGCGCCATTCTAATTAGAATTATGCCATTTTTGTCATGTTATTAGTTGACTCGATGGTGttgttattgatttttttgttattacttACTTTGACAAAATAGCAACTACAACTATGATCTAGCTGGAAAAGCCATACATTCAGACTTGATAAACAATCCAGACTTGGTAGCCCAAGACCCAGTGGTATCATTCCAGACAGCTATATGGTTTTGGATGACATCACAAGCCAATAAGCCCTCATGCCACGACGTGATCACCAATAGGTGGACCCCATCTTCTGTCGACATGGCAGCTAATAGAGCCCCAGGTTATGGTGTGATCACCAACATCATCAACGGTAGGATTGAATGTGGGAATGGTCCTTCTCCAGCCTCAAATGACAGGATCGGGTTTTATAAAAAGTATTGTGAGATTTTTGGGCTCTCAGATGCTACCAACTTGGATTGCAGTAGCCAAAAGTCCTTTGATCAAGATTAAGTTGGACTCCTTCCTTGCTTATAATTGCCTTAGTTATAAATCCCGgaataagaataagaatgttggtccttgtgttgattttaaataaatttgtctATTCTGTGTTGAAtgattaaaacatttttgttcAATCATTTCTGAGTGCTATAGTCTTAAAAGCTGAGATGCTTAATCCTTCCTCTAAactcatatataaataaaaataactaattttacattaattaaaaaattaattaatatcaattaatttttttaatctcaagtaaaaaataaaattatttctaaattttCCTTCATAGAAACAATTCGATTCAGATTTAGGGAGAAAATACTAATGTAAAATTTCAGGAGAAATAGAATTGTTAAAGAAGcaatctcattttcattttctacccTTTTTCTATTTTGAGATGTTGACTTCGAGAGACTGATCTTAAAGATAGCCTAATTATCTATAACACTACTTTtcttaagataaaaattataaactaatcATTGGAGCAGATAGACCTCGAAATTCCTGTTAATTCGAGTGTGATGAGCATAGGAGTATGCTGCAACATTGACAATTTAATGGTATTCGGTACTGCAATAATCTAAAGCCTCTATTCTATTCCTACCATGAATAGTACACCATATATTTTATCTCACATTTCCCCCAATTGTTGATacctcatattaaaaaaattattacaagaaATTTTAAGTGAGAACAATTGTCACACCCTCTCTCccgatatacatatttatataatatcatacataaaaatgtaaaattaattaaagagattttatttaatgaatataaaataattcacGTGGATAAAAAGTTCTCATCCACgttaatcatcaaattaaaaacttatcaaataaggGTATGAAAACATTTCTGGACCAAACACAAAGCCATCCAATTTTTACAAAAGGAAATAAGTTAAGCAgcgaaataacataaaataatatgtttagaacattatacaaataatatagaaactcgtgtctcaatgtcacatcctatcagagtgtTGTGTCCCAGTGTCATCTAGCATGAagttctttaaagtcatttaTCTAACCATCTGCTTCCATGAATACAAAGTTCGAGATCAacataggatccaaacacaaacaacacagggagtgagttatcacattcctaaacaagtaggaataaaaaaataacatatatataatataagtataacaagctCGACTTAGCGCAATTCACATCATTTTACCACTCATTGCGTAACATCACCTGTcccaaggatttaatcacaCAATCACATTCCACACCTTCACATTGATTGCGTGTtcaaaataatacatcttaAGTACAATACAATGTATCACACTCATATAATTCATTACCCACCATCACGTAACGAGTCACAATAGTCATTACACACGCattatgcaacagatacactaaaACTCAATCCTATACGCAATGTAGtatcatgttagtgaaaaatctcGTCGGACGACTAGGAGTATATGACAAGACAAATCACACACtcgtaagtcaagtcactctcactaggtaaaatcatagggagaccagtcagggtcatgctgttttgcgagaatgctccaaccatgtgggatcgacgcatacttaaaggagcactcaaactgggtgtatttacccccaaggtctaaactccgaagagtccgtcaaggCCTTTCCCTCTTGAAAACGTTTTAGCACgcaaactctatctatgaactatataaaacacacgactcctcaattgttctcaaaataattttatttcatcgtGCCTTAAAGTAATTAAACTCATCGGATTCCCATAGTGGTTCTAATCACAATACTTGTCATGCATTAACTTGTCGCCCTTAAATGATCTtacagtcgtgtgattgtatggttcataactcacaactcaatcTACACAAttcaatacatactcaatttatcacatacactcaatttcaatcacaatgaTATAATCCCAAACCAACATATTAttacacctcatgaatcatatacacatcacacaatattaatatatacatgacaCAAACATAGaatttacctatgaactataaaatacacacaactattcaattgttttcaaaatcattttaacttgtCGCGTCTAAAAGTGAAGTGATTCAACTCGTCAGGTTTCCACAGTGGATCcaatcacaatactcgtcgtggAAAAACTCGTCACTCTTAAATGGTCTTACAAttatgtgattgcacagttcatagctgacaactcaatacatacaatATCTCAATGCACATGTATctcataattcatcacatattcaatttatcacttacttgcagtttcaatcacaatttcatgctcccaatataaaaaattatcttgttaatctagtaaatcttgtccaaaatacaaacaatttaaacaaaaaatgcttTTCAAgacatggggagtaaaatccctcaagcaatttcacataatcacatcaaaattaaaggaatcaaaatcataggttaaAAACACGAAAACACTAAGAGCACTcgattttatcaaccaattcgcatcaggacatcaattggttcgTCAAATACAACAATATCGTAATTATAATTGTaagggaaaaattataattcaataaacatcccaacaTAAACCTTactttaatcctctaaggattcctatacatgttcattctaatcctaattgtgataaactcattCCTTACCTCTAATCGGGCTCACATTTGTAGTCTGGTAGTGATAAcgacatctctagcggttccttgagatttctcaagtttttcctATGGTTGATTTGTTAGGATTTctaagcgttagagagaagaagaagggattGGAGTCTCCATTTCATTGTCTCCGTGCGAGGGATATTTCTCtcatcatatatattatttcgCAAATTCCAACGGTGGGAGTATGCAAAAATGAGTTCAAAACCTAATGTTCAAATTTCATGATGATCCAACGAATAACGAGTTCaggatcatagttttattgTAACAAGTTTTAGTATATGCGAAAAATAGAAagagttttggaggaagagaACTGAAAACTAatttgagagaaagaaagaaactaaaatgtaaaaattgacttaatatgtctctatttatagctaggtagGTATTCTCATCTTATAATTtactctatatttttattttataaaaatgaactattttaatccttatcaattgaataaataaaatatcctttttatttctaagaatatatatttattttatttactttaaaattattattttaattaataaaattatttcttcttatttatttaattaaaaaaatctcattatttttctaaaattttatttatttttaaataaaatatttctaatttattttaagaaaaaaatgagaggtTGCACTACTCTATTTTGCTTGACCATAATATTTTGTTGTACGTACCTTCTAATTCTATAGGGATACGGACATAATTTGTCTGGAATCTTCCCGCGCATGGAATACAAGCTAAGAATTATTAAATACTCAAAACACGAAAAATGTATTTGCATTATTCAAGTTAGACGTTATAACCCTATACCTCCTCTTACCAAAACCTAGATTCTCAGTCTATATTTCGTGCTAGATCCTGCTTTGTTTGTCATTTTCGTTTTATCATTTCTAATCTTCTTTCATGTACACTGttatattttatcatcattAAAAATTAGACAATCATGCACTGCCAGCTTCTGTATTTCATGAACAAACGCCATTGGTTCAATTGAATATTTCGAGGAGATCCCACTGCTAATCATTGGGGAGACAAGAAAGAATGCTGTTTTTCCAATTAGTACGTGTCTGCACTTATAGGCGCCTAAACAATTTGTTATACACCATATGTTGCCACTGAAATGACCAAGAGactaaagaaaaaacatttggTACTGAAAATTGTTGGCCGAAATGATAATAATATCTTCAATATACTTACTTGTACTACATGAACACAACATATTACTTGGCATAGAGGGTCCAAGGTGGTCTCATCCTATGTTTATACTCTCTCTCTATATGTCTTATTCCAAGCCTAAGTAATTCATTTTAGTATTCAGAACAATTAGCAACATAGAAAAAAATGGTTGGCTCACACACAGCCAAGGAATTTCACTATCATGTTAGATCCATTACCTTGCCTTGTAGGCTACATCCTTCATTATCCGAGATTGAAAAAGAGCTGAAGAGGCTGAAGACATGGGAATTAGCCTCATCACATTCACAAACTGAGGGCATCAAAGCAGGGCTAACATGGGTCGAAGAGTTGTATAATTTTGTGGAGGAACTTGTTGGTTGCCCACTTACTCAACAAGCTCTTCTACGCTGTGACGGAAAGCATGTAGAGAAGCCACTTGACATGTCAGTTTGTTTGCTTGACATGTGTGGATCAGCTAGAGAATTGTTGTCATTGATGAAGGAAAATGTGCTAGACCTTCAATCAGCCCTGCGCAGAAAGGGTGTGAATTCAAGGGTTAATAGCCAGATTTGTGCCTACATTTGTTTCAGGAAGAAGGCAAGGAAAGACATCACAGAAAGGCTCAAAGCACTCAAGACAATGGAAAGCGGCTTTAAATCATATTCATGTCCTCTCTTATTAGATTTAGATCACCATCTACTAATGGTGATCAGTGTGCTAAGAGAAATAAGCAAAATCAACATCTCATTTTTTAGGAAACTCCTACTTTATATGTGTACACCAGTTTTGAAGAACAACACTGGTGGGTGGTCATTGTTCACTAGAATAGTGTCCTCTGGATCAGACAAACAAAAGAGGGTCATAAGTGAAATGGGGGACATTGATAATGTTCTTTGCACCTTCCACGGGtgttttaagaaaattgatACAAAGACTGATGTACAAATTATGAAGAGGAGATTGGGGGAACTAGAGGGAAGCATTAGAGAATTGGAGGCAGGATTAGATTGTCGCTTTAGATGTTTGATACAACAAAGGGTGTTTCTTAATCTTTTCACCTcttaaaagattttaaattttggtaggTATGTAAATGTGACTCTGTGAATGTTGTACTTTTGCAACTTTGAAATGTATTATGTAAATGTGAGGAAGTTTTATTGAAGATTTTAAATTGTTGTAGGTAtacaaatgttttatttattaatttggtaTAATGATTTtgagttaattaagtttttaatttttcaacttttttagattctaatttttagttctttaagttttttttttgacaacttTTAgtcttcaattaattttaagtcaacatttttagtttctctaattttttttcttccatttttagttcttggtttatttttattgttaaaaattagtacttattttgtttatttttagtttctccttaaattgttttttttaagattcatatgtatttttttttaagatcgttcgaagtatttttttaagcaaaaggGACATAATTATACATCAAAGTAGGAATAGAAATCCTAATTAGGTTGATATAGTTGCTTTGATTGATCACTGTCACACACAAGAAATatattgatagaaaaaaaagagaatgaacAAAACACTTGAGGAACCAAATCAAACCCAAGAAAAACAAACTATTTGTTATTTGCACCAAAACTAACTAACCTGTCTGCATAACCATTATCTTCACGATAAATGTAAGTGATCTTTAAATTTGTTAGGAAAAAACGGAGTTGTACTGCCAAACCAACATTTTGCAACGACCAAGGGTAACACAACAAGGAAGAATTTGTTCTCAACCACAAGAAAAGCCGGCCATTAGCTTTAGGATTATCTGTGACATTAATAGCAACCATAACCTCAACAAAAAATGCCAAATTGATATCCAAATTGTTCGAAGCATTGTTACTTGCTATTGTTAACCCCCTTTTTTGCTATAAGGAATTCAAACCTGATTTTCAACATTACGAGAAATCAACCTCTTTTACTAATCAcatctataataaaaaatttaaaatttgagtttaagagaaagtaaaataaaaataaattttttgtttattaaattcaaattttctttctatGGTTCGcccttaagaaaaaaataggcAACATCGGTTCGAATCCGATACCGATAAAGggctttttccttcttctttttttgggtACGCCGCTTCTTGCTTTCACCTTCTTTCTAAGTAATCTGACAAAAATACATGGATAATAGtgtttcctttgttttttattttcttccttccCAACCTCacgttaccaaaaaaaaaaacaaataaaagggtGAGATTTCATTGTATAAATAgataattgattttttgtttatcCAAGAcaaagaatttatttatttactcatCTCATATCTGAATaacataaaagttaaattactcatttaattttatagttttatgatttttatttttttaattcttataatttgaaagtaatttttttaatttttattttaattat of Glycine soja cultivar W05 chromosome 1, ASM419377v2, whole genome shotgun sequence contains these proteins:
- the LOC114419319 gene encoding endochitinase-like, which encodes MKLDTIFAFIVVYILLVTSSEFPSVAADDVSSIISASQFEQLLKHRNDQICEGKNGFYSYNAFVTAARTFDGFGTTGDVNTRKREVAAFLAQTSHETTGGGGWPNAPDGPYAWGYCFVTERDKSNNYCEISKAPCASGKSYYGRGPLQLTHNYNYDLAGKAIHSDLINNPDLVAQDPVVSFQTAIWFWMTSQANKPSCHDVITNRWTPSSVDMAANRAPGYGVITNIINGRIECGNGPSPASNDRIGFYKKYCEIFGLSDATNLDCSSQKSFDQD
- the LOC114393590 gene encoding uncharacterized protein LOC114393590, which produces MVGSHTAKEFHYHVRSITLPCRLHPSLSEIEKELKRLKTWELASSHSQTEGIKAGLTWVEELYNFVEELVGCPLTQQALLRCDGKHVEKPLDMSVCLLDMCGSARELLSLMKENVLDLQSALRRKGVNSRVNSQICAYICFRKKARKDITERLKALKTMESGFKSYSCPLLLDLDHHLLMVISVLREISKINISFFRKLLLYMCTPVLKNNTGGWSLFTRIVSSGSDKQKRVISEMGDIDNVLCTFHGCFKKIDTKTDVQIMKRRLGELEGSIRELEAGLDCRFRCLIQQRVFLNLFTS